A window from Piliocolobus tephrosceles isolate RC106 chromosome 11, ASM277652v3, whole genome shotgun sequence encodes these proteins:
- the RND3 gene encoding rho-related GTP-binding protein RhoE, translated as MKERRASQKLSSKSIMDPNQNVKCKIVVVGDSQCGKTALLHVFAKDCFPENYVPTVFENYTASFEIDTQRIELSLWDTSGSPYYDNVRPLSYPDSDAVLICFDISRPETLDSVLKKWKGEIQEFCPNTKMLLVGCKSDLRTDVSTLVELSNHRQTPVSYDQGANMAKQIGAATYIECSALQSENSVRDIFHVATLACVNKTNKNVKRNKSQRATKRISHMPSRPELSAVATDLRKDKAKSCTVM; from the exons ATGAAGGAGAGAAGAGCCAGCCAGAAATTATCCAGCAAATCTATCATGGATCCTAATCAGAACGTGAAATGCAAGATAGTTGTGGTGGGAGACAGTCAGTGTGGAAAAACTGCGCTGCTCCATGTCTTCGCCAAGGACTGCTTCCCCGAG AATTATGTTCCTACAGTGTTTGAGAATTACACGGCCAGTTTTGAAATCGACACACAAAGAATAGAGTTGAGCCTGTGGGACACTTCGG GTTCTCCTTACTATGACAATGTCCGCCCCCTCTCTTACCCTGATTCGGATGCCGTGCTGATTTGCTTTGACATCAGTAGACCAGAGACCCTGGACAGCGTCCTCAAAAAG tGGAAAGGTGAAATCCAGGAATTTTGTCCAAATACCAAAATGCTCTTGGTCGGCTGCAAGTCTGATCTGCGGACAGATGTTAGTACATTAGTAGAACTCTCCAATCACAGGCAGACGCCAGTGTCCTATGACCAG GGGGCAAATATGGCCAAACAGATTGGAGCAGCTACTTATATCGAATGCTCAGCTTTACAGTCGGAAAATAGTGTCAGAGACATTTTTCACGTTGCCACCTTGGCATGtgtaaataagacaaataaaaacGTTAAGCGGAACAAATCACAGAGAGCCACAAAGCGGATTTCACACATGCCCAGCAGACCAGAACTCTCGGCAGTTGCTACGGACTTACGAAAGGACAAAGCGAAGAGCTGCACTGTGATGTGA